The DNA region CCGCCGATCAGGGCCTGAAGGCTCTTGGCGCCGCCGCCGAAGTCGTTGATCTGGACGTTCAGGCCGGCATCCTTGAAGTATCCCAGCCGCTCGGCAAGCGTCAGCGGCAGGTAATAGAGCAGCGGCTTGCCGCCGACGGCGATCTTGATGTCGGTCTTCTCAAGATTCTGCTGGGCCGCGGCCAATCCGGCCGTTCCCAGGGTCAGGGCGACCGCGGCGGCGGCCATCAGCGATTTGAGCATCATTGTTTTCCTCCCCCAAATTGATATTTCCTAAGGAACTCAGTGCTGCCCGCCGTGATTGTCCTGCGGGCGCCAGTGCAGAAGCGGCTTCTCGATCATGGTGACGGCGGCATCGATGAGGACGACGAAGATCGTCAGCACCAGCATGCCGGAAAAGACGCCGACCGTGTCGAACACGCCTTCCGCCTGATGGATGCGGTAGCCGAGCCCGGCGGCGGAGCCCAGATATTCGCCCACCACCGCGCCGACCATGGCGAAGCCGACGGCGGTGTGCAGCGAGGAGAACACCCAGGACAGGGCCGATGGCAAATAGACATGCCGGAACAGGTCGCGGGAACTGGCGCCCAGCATGCGGGCATTGGCCAGCACCACCGGGCTGACCTCCTTCACGCCCTGATAGACGTTGAAGAAGACGATGAAGAAGACCAGCGTCACCCCCAGCGCCACCTTCGACCAGATGCCGAGCCCGAGCCACAGCGCGAAGATCGGCGCGAGAACCACGCGGGGCAGCGCGTTGATCGCCTTGATGTAGGGGTCGAAGACAAGGGAGACCAAAGGTGCGCGGGCGAACCAGAAGCCGAAGGCGATGCCGGCCACGGTTCCGATGACGAAGGCCAGCGCCGTCTCCAGCAGCGTGATGCCGAGATGGTACCAGATCACGCCCGAGGCGAAATCCGCCCAGGTGCGGGCCAGCACGGCCCCCGGCGTGCCGAAGAAGAAGGGGCTGAGTATTCCCGTCGCGGTCAGGACGTGCCAGATCAGGAAGAAGGAGATCAGGACGCCCAGCTGCATCAGCAGGATGACCGGACGGCTGGGCAGGCGCTTGGCATGGGATGTCATGATGTCGTCACCGCAGCTTGGTCTGGGCGTAGCCCTTCAGAACTTCGTCGCGCAGCTGGCCCCAGATCTCCTTGTGAAGGGCCAGGAACTGCGGCGTCATGCGGATTTCCGCCACGTCGCGCGGCCGTTCCAGGTCGATGCGGTACTCGCCGATCAGCCGGGCGCCCGGCCCGGCGGACAGCACCAGCACCCGGTCGGACATGGCGATCGCCTCCTCCAGGTCGTGGGTGATGAAGACCACCGACTTGCGGTCCGCCGCCCACAGGTCGAGCAGCTCGTTCTCCATCATCTGGCGGGTCTGGACATCGAGCGCCGAGAAGGGCTCGTCCATCAGGATGATCTTGGGATCGACGATCAGCGTCTGGGCCAGCGCCACGCGCTTGCGCATGCCGCCCGACAACTGGTGGGGGAAGCGGTCGCCGAACCCCTCCAGCCCGACGCGGGACAGCCAGGGCCGCGCTCGCTCGCGCGCCTCCGCCTTGGAGACGCCGCGGAACTCCAGCCCGGCGGCGACATTGTCCAGTGCCGATTTCCAGGGCATCAGCGCTTCGGCCTGGAACATGTAGCCGGCCTTGGGATTGATGCCGGTCACCGGCTGCCCGAAGGAGAGCGCGCGGCCCTCGCTGGGCTTCAGCAGCCCGGCGGCGACGTTCAGCATCGTCGACTTGCCGCTGCCGGTCGGGCCGACGATCGACACGAACTCCCCGTCCGCGACGGTGAAGCTGGCTCCTTGTACGGCGGTATAGGAACGTCCCCGGCCGTCGGGTGAGGGAAAGGTGCAGGTCACGCCGTCCAGTTGGAGGGCGGGTGCCGCGGCGGCCTCGGCCATGTCTGTGTGGTCCTTATTGTTCGGGCGGATCACTTTGGTTGGGAAACTATACTGTCCGAACAAAAGCATATCGGCAACCTCTTGAGATGGCCGATTAATCCGAAGCCGGGCATTCGGAAAACGCACCGCTTAAGGTGTCAAAGAAGGGACCGGGGGCGTTAACGGTTGCTGCGGCGGCGGCATGTCCCCCATCAATGTCATAGACCGAAAGCCAGTCCCCATCCTTTCGCGGAGCCGAGATGCCAACGCTGCCGAAACGTCCGATGATCGCGCTTGCCGCCCTGGCCGCCCTGCTCGCCGCGTGGCTCGGCTTCGCGGCATGGTACGATCACAGCCAGCGGGCAGGCGAACAGCCGGCGACCTACAGCGCGCTGATCGAGCGGGCCGGCCGTGGCGAGATCGACTCCCTGACCTTCTCGAACGGCGCCGGCCATGCGGTGGCGACCGACGGCAGCCGCTACCGCACCGTGATGCCGGTGACCGACGACCTTCTGAAGGAATTGCGCGCCCACAAGGTCGCCATCGCCTTCGACGAAGGGCCGGACGGGCTGATGGCGCAGACGGTTCAAGTTCTCGACCGCGCGGCGCCCTTCCTGGTCGTGGCCCTGCTGATCGGCGCGCTGCTGCTCAGCGGCGGCCAGTTCTTCGGCATGGGGCGCGCCACCCGCGTGCGCCCGGAGGACACCAAGACGGTCTTCGCCGATGTGGCGGGCGTGGACGAGGCCAAGGAGGAGCTGCGTGAGACGGTGCAGTTCCTGAAGGATCCGCGCCGCTTCGCCATGGCCGGCGCCCGCGTGCCCAAGGGCATCCTGCTGGTCGGGCCTCCCGGCACCGGCAAGACCATGCTGGCCAAGGCCGCGGCGGGAGAGGCCGGGGTTCCCTTCTTCGCCGCCTCGGGCTCCGACTTCGTCGAGATGTTCGTCGGGCTGGGCGCCGCGCGCGTCCGCAGCCTGTTCAAGACCGCTCGCGCCAGCGCCCCCTGCATCCTGTTCATCGACGAGATCGACGCGCTGGCCGGCAAGCGCGGCGAATCCAACAGCCATTCGGAACGCGAGCAGACGCTGAACCAGTTGCTGGTGGAGATGGACGGCATCGTCGAGGGCGGCGACGTGGTGGTGATCGCCGCCACCAACCGGTCGGAAATGCTGGACGCCGCGGTGCTCCGCCCCGGCCGCTTCGACCGTCATATCCATGTCAGCCTGCCCGACGTGGCGGGGCGCGAGGCCATCCTGGGCGTCCATGCCGGCCGTCTGAAGCTGGCCCCCGACGTCTGCGCCCGCACCGTGGCGCGCGGCACCCCCGGCTTCTCCGGCGCCGAGCTCGCCAATCTGACCAACGAGGCCGCCCTGTCGGCAGCGCGGCAGGGCCGTGTCGTCGTCACCATGGCGGATTACGAATCCGCCAAGGACCGCGTGCTGATGGGCACCGAGCGGCGCAGCCTCGCCCTGTCGGCGCACGAGCGGCGGCTGATCGCGGTGCATGAAGCGGGGCACGCGCTGGTGTCCCTGCGCTGCCCGCAGGCCGACCCGATCCACAAGGCCACCATCATCCCGCGCGGCGGCGCTCTGGGCATGGTCGTGCGGCTGCCGGAAGGCGACCGCGTCTCGGTCTCGCGTGCCAAGCTGATGGCGGACATCGCCGTCGCCATGGCCGGCCGGGCTGCCGAGGAGATCGTCTTCGGCCCCGATCACGTCACCACCGGTGCGGAGGCCGACTTCCGCGCCGCCACCGACCTCGCCCGCCGCATGGTCACGGCCTGGGGGATGAGCGAGGAGATCGGCTATGTCGCCCATGCCGCCGCCGAGCCGGGCGCGCGGTCCGAGCGCACCGCCTGGCGCATCGACGAGGAGATCCGCCGCATCACCGACGAAGGCATGGAGCATGCCCGCCGTCTGCTGCGCACCGACCGCGCCGCGCTGGACGGCATCGCACAGGCCCTGCTGGAGCGCGAAACCCTGACCGGCGGCGAGATCACCGAACTGGCCGACAGCCAGCAGGAGCGCGCCACGGAAGCGGCCTGAGACCAACGCAGCCCGGAAGCGGCGGGCCGACGATTTCGGCCCGCCTTTTTTGCGACCTGCATTTGCCGGCTGGAAATGTCCCGCAATGCCGCATCGGTGCATACGGGCGCAGATTGATTCGGGCCGGAATGGCGTAGCGGGCCCTCCTTCATGAATCACGCCATTCGCCTGCGGCCGGGCCAAAGTTTCATCCTGGGAACCGATAGTTGGCTGATCGGGTTTCCGCGTGCGGCGGACCGACGCAGCGGCCGCTCCCCAGCCGGGATACGGCCTTCGGGCCGCATGAAAGGCCTGGACCGCTTGCGCGAATGTGTTACAGAGATGTCACCTTTTGCGACAGGTTGTGACGTGTCATCTGGGACAGGTCGGAAACGGCTTCACAAGCCGCTTTGGAGGCCAACCAACTTTGGTTTAAGATTTTGGCATCCCAGGGTATGTTCTACCCGTTGAGGTGGTGTGCGCAGGCGCGGCAGCAAGGGAAGCTCGGCATGGCAGGTCCGACGATCGTCGTGGTCGAAGATGAGAGTTCGCTCCGGTCCGACATGATGGAATACCTGACGGGCTGCGGATTTCATGTGATCGGCGCACGCGACGGTGCGGAACTCGACCGTCTGCTCCAGTGCAACAACGCCTCCATCGTGATCCTGGATGTGAACCTGCCGGATGAGGACGGGTTCAAGATCGCGGCGCGTCTGCGCGATGGCCATGGCGCCGGCATCATCATGGTCACCGCCCGCAATTCCACCGTCGACCGCGTGGTTGGGCTGGAGATCGGCGCCGACGCCTATCTGGTGAAGCCGGTCGAACTGCGCGAACTGGAAGCGCAGGTGAAGTCGTTGCTGCGCCGGCTGAACGAGCGTGCCGCCGAGTCGACCATCCAGGCCACGGGCGCCGCCGCACCGGCCGACGCCATCCATGACGGCATCGACGAGGCGCGCTGGTCGCTGGACCCGACGGAATGGAGCCTGACCAACCCGGCCGGCATCCGCATCAGCCTGACCAGCATGGAAATGAAGCTGACCAGCCTGCTGGCCGCCCAGGCGCGCAAGCCGGCAACGCGCGATCAGATTTCCCAGGCCCTGTACAATCGCCGTTGGAACCCGGAAGACCGTTCCATCGACACCGTCGTCGGCCGGCTGCGCCACAAGGTGGAGGGCGCCATCGGCGGTCCTGCCCCGCTGAAGTCGGTGCATGGCGTCGGCTATGTCTTCTCCGCCCCGATCCGGGTGGTGGGCGCGGCACAAGCATAAGTGACATCAGCGGACATTGATGACCGCTGATGTCAGTCTCTACCGGCGTCCGACGCGGGAACGGCGGCGTGAAGCTGATCCCCTGGTCGGCACGCTGTCCACCGCGACCTGCTTGAAGCCGCCGATCGGCTGCGCCTCGCGCAGGCATTCCAATGCGGCTTTTGCCCCGCTGCCGCGCCGCTCAATCTCGTGGTTGGTGTCGCTCAACCGGGCCTGCAGGCCCGGCGCCTTCACACTGGCAATACGACCCGGAAAGTCGATCCCCTGCCCAGTTCGCTGTCCACCGCCACGGCACCGCCATGAAGCAGGACGATCTGCTGCACCGTGTGCAGTCCGATGCCGGTCCCCGGAATGCCCGAGGCGCCTGAACCGCGGAAGAAGCGGTCGAATAGGCGCGGTATCTCCCGATCCGGGATGCCGCGGCCCTGATCGGTCACCTTGATCACCGCCATGGCGCCGTCCGTATCGCCGTGCAACAGGATCGGGTCGCCCGACCCCGAATATTTGACCGCGTTGTTGACCAGATTGGTCAGAACCATCCCGATGAGATGGGCGTCGATTTCCACGCGACGCGGCAACCCATCCAACTCCATCCGGAATTCACGGTCAGGATAGGCGACGCGGAATGGGCCGACGACGCTGCGGATCAGTTCGGGGAGATCGATCTCCACGCGTTCGAGCACCAGCGCGTTGCTCTGCAGCCGTTCGTCGGTCAGATGGGCGTCGATCAGGCCGGTCAAGCGCTGGACGCTGCCGCGGATCACCGCCAGCCTTTCCAGCATCTCCGGCTCCACCTGCTCCGCCTTCATGGCGAGCAGTTGGGCCGCGCTGTCGATGATGGCGAGCGGGGTGCGGAACTCGTGGCTGACCATGCCAAGGAACTGGCGCTGGCGGTCGCGCGCCAGCAATTCGCACTCCAGCGCCCGCTCCACCCGTTCCTTGGCCAGGATCAGCGCCTTCTGGTTGGCGGCCAGTTCATTGGTGCGCTCGTCCACGCGCCGCTCGAGCGAGCGGTTCAGCGATACCAGCTCCTCATACAGGCAGACATTGTCAAAGCCGATCGCGACACGGTTGCAGAACAGTTCCAGCAGGCGGTGTTCGTCGGCGGTGTAGGGCTCCGCCCGCTCCAGCCGGAAGACGGTCACGCCATGCTCGCGCGTGCGGAAAACCAGGACACAACGGTCATCCCGGTACAGGTTGCGCTGGCTCCGCAGCGCATCCTCGACCTCCGCCGCGGCATCTGCGGGGAGAACCTCGGAAACGGGCATGCCGATGCTGCAGGCGAACTCCCCAAGCCCGGCCACCAGCGCGACCGGCCGGCTGCCGTCACCGCGCTCCAGCGGCCGGCAGGCAAGCACGGAGGGGGTGCCGCCCGGATCGACAAGGCGGGCAATCTGCTCCACCAGCTGTTCGACGAAGCTGCGCATCGACCGCATCTCGAACAAGGAGGCCGATGCACTGAGGATACGTTCCAGCCCCTGCCTGTTGCGTTCGATCGTCACGATGTCGCGCCACGCCCGCAACGCGCTGACCAGCGTGGTGAACAGGCGCTGCGCCGTCAGCTCGCTCTTGGCCTTGTAGTCGTTGATGTCGTAGCCGACGATGATGTCGCGCTCCGGCGCCTGCCCCGGCTGGCCGGTGCGCAGGATGATGCGCATGCGCTGGTTTCCCAACTCCTCCCGGATGTAGCGGACGAGCCGTAGGCCGGCATCCTCCGTCTCCATCACCACGTCCAGCAGGGCAACGGGAAGGTCCGGCCGCAGTTCCAGCACCGCCTTCGCTTCTTCCGCCGACAGGGCACTGACCACCTCGAAAGGACGGCCGTCGAAGTCGAAATCGCGCAGGAGCACTGCGGTCATGGCATGCACCTGCGGGTCGTCGTCCACCACCAGGACAGGCCAAGCCAGGCCGGACGGCCGTTGGGGACGTTCCGCCATGACGATCCCGTCCTCCGGACCGAACAGCAGCTCGTCGTCCAGTCCATCATCGGTACCCGTCATGTCCTGCCTCCCCGTAACCTTTGCCGGTTGGCCCCGGCCCTCCCGCCCGACCTGCCCGTATGACGTTCGGCTGGGATGGAAGCATTGTACGTCGCGGCTTCCAAGACCGATTCGGCTTCCTCCCCAGCATTCGTTTCAATTTGTCGCATATGACCGAAGATTGTCGCCGGCCGTCGATAATCGTCGGACAGCAGACACCACATCGACCGGAAGTAGAAACTTCCATAAGAAAAGGTTCAGTGTATTCACGACCAAGAGGCTTCCACTCGTTGGCATCAAGCCTTGGCGGTTCCCTTTCCATCGTGGTTCCGAATGGTTTGCCTTCCACGCCCAGGCCGTTGGAGGCCGCCGCAGGCCCTCCCCAAGCCGCCAACCGACCATAACGAGATAATCATACAGATGAAATCACTTATTGGTTGTAGGATGACGGAAGCGGGACATTGCGCTATGCTTGAGCGTAGCCTTCGCCCTCCATGAACGGAACGTCACGTCCAGATGACCCCTGCCGGCTTCGAACAGGATGCACGTGCCGCCGTGACTCCGACGTCCACGCAAGGGACGGATGCCGTTCGATTGGGACGCAAGGCCGCCTCGCCGGCGGTCCTGGCGCTGCTGGCTGTCTCCCTTGCCCTGACAGCCGCCATGCTGGCGATCGCCGCCTACCAATACCGCAGCCAGGTGATGGAGGAGGCGGAAAGCCGCAGCGCCGCGATCGCCAGCGTGCTGGAAGAACATGCGGCAAAGACTCTCGGCATCCATGCCATGACGTTGTTCCATCTGGAATGGATGGTCGACGATCAGGGATGGGAGCGGATAGAAAACTCCCCTCTGCTGCATGAACGTCTGAAGACGCTGGCCTTGCAGACACCGGAGGTTCAGTCCTACTGGATTACCGACGAAACGGGACGTGTCCGCGCCAGCAGCTTCGAATGGCCGATCCGCGAGCTGAGCGTCGCCGACCGCGAGTATTTCCGCGCCCATCTTGCTGCTAGCGACGCCATCCATGTCAGTCCGCGGCTGAGCGGCAAGATCAAGTCGGAGATCTTCTTCACCCTCAGCCGCCGGATGGAACTGCCCGGCAACCGGTTCCAGGGCGTGGTGCTGCTTTCTCTTCTGCCGGCCTATTTCGACGATTTCTACCGGTCCGTGCTGCATGATCCACGCGACGTCATCCTGCTTCTGCGCGAGGATGGCCAAGCGATCGTCCGGAAACCTCTGGACAGCGCCCCGGACCGTGCCGACATCGGCAAGTTTCCGGAGCTGATCACCACGCCCGATGTGGACGGCACTTTCCGCGCCGTGACCTCCTTCGACGGGGTGGAACGGGTGCTGGCCCGCCGCAAGGTGCCGAATCTCCCGATGTATGTGGTCTATGGCACCGATATCGCCTCCATCGAAGCGGCCTGGCGCAACCGGATGGAGCCTTATGCCCTGTTCGCCATTCCGTCGATCGGATTGCTCGGACTGCTCGGCGTCATCGCCCTGCGCCGGTCGCGGCAGGCTGCCGACGCGCAGGAAGCGCTGAGCCGCGCCAACGAAGCGCTGGAGAGCCGCATCGCCGAGCGTACCCGCCACCTGGACCAGGCGCTGTCCGACAAGGAGGTGCTGCTGCGCGACATCCATCACCGGGTGAAGAACAACCTGCAGGTCATTCTCAGCCTGCTGGAATTGCAGGCCCAGCGCTCACCGGAACTGGAGGCGCCGTTCAGCGAAGCGCTGAGCCGTATCAACACGATGGGACTGATCCATGAGCAGATTTACCGCTCGACCGGAATCTCCTCGGTCCAACTCGACAGTTTCATCGAGGCGCTGGTCGGCCATCTCAGCAGCTTCCACAGGCGCCCGGGCCGGGAGATCGCCATCCATCACGACGTGGAAGCGGTTTCCATCGACTTGAACAGGGTGGTTCCCTTCACCCTGATCCTGAACGAGGTGCTGTCGAACGCCTTCAAGCACGCCTTCGCGGATCGCTGCTCCGGCACGATCACCATCAGCCTCAGGGCGGAAAACGGCATGCTGTATCTGACGGTGACGGACGACGGCACAGGCACCCCCGAAACGGAGCCGGCGGCCGAGCCGGGACGGCGCTCCATGGGCATGGATCTGATCCGCGCCTTCGCCCGCCAAATCCATGGCGAATACCACTACACCCGCACGGGCGGCACGCGCTTCGACCTGATCTTTCCGCAGGAGGACGAGGCATCCTAAAGTGCGATCGGTTCGAGCGGAAACGCTTGAACCGATCACATGGAAAATCCAGACATTATTGGTGCGGTTCAGCGCTTGCCGCGTTTGGCCGCCGCGGTTGCCACGCCGTTGATCGGATCGTCGGACTTCGGCAGTTTTTCCGCGATTCCGAAGGCAAGTTCCCTGCGGCGCAGTTCCGCCAGGAGTTCGTCGGGCGCGATGTCCAGATCCGCCAACAGGACGACCAGATTGTAGAGTAGGTCGGCACCCTCCATCACCAGCGCGGCGCGGTCGCCGCGCATGGCCTCGATCGCCACCTCGATCGCTTCCTCTCCCACCTTGCGCGCCATGCGGGCACGCCCCTGCGCCAGCAGCTTTGCCGTGCGTGAGGCTTCGGGTGCTGCGGAGGGTTCACGCCGCAGGGTTTGCACGGCTTCGTACAGGCTGCGGAGCGGATCGGGACCGATGTACTGAACCATGGGCTTGAAGTCGTTTTTTCAGCCTGGACTGTCAAGACATTGGTTGGTTGTCCGAACATTTCAGCCGCGCTGTGGGAGCACCACCGACGGGCCGATCGCCGGATAAATGTTCGATTTGCTGATTAGTTATTCCTTCAATGATCCGTCGAAGAAAATCTCGGGTCAGCTGTAATTTTTGCAGCATCCAGCAATGCAGAGGAAGCGTATTTGGCATTGGGTATACCAGTATATAGTCTTCCCATCAGCTTGATGGAGACCGACGATGACCACCGCCACTTTCCAGCCCGGCACCGATCACCACGTTTCGACCGATGCCCTGCACGCCGTCGCCGAATTCCCGGTGGCCTGGTTCGAAGCCACCCCCGCTTATCTGGTTCTGCGTCCGGTCGCGGCCTTTCTGCGCGAATGGCTCGCCGCCACTCCTGCCGGCATCGTCTTCGGCCTGCTGAAGCGCTGATCCCGCCGCCGACCTCCCCCTTCTTGAACGGAGACCATCATGAGCAGCCTCAGCCTTCATCACGGTGATCACGACATCCATGGCGACAGCCTGTCGCTGCATCCGGTCCGCGATTTCGTCGCAGACTGGCTGGAAGCCACCCCGGCGGCCATCATGATGCGTCCGGTCGGCGCCTTCCTGGCGGACTGGGTCAAGGCGACCCCGCTGGCGATCCTGTACCGCACGCTGCAGCGCTGACGTCGGCGCAGCACGTCGTCCCGATCCGAAAGGCGACCGCGGCACGGCCCGTTCACACGGGCCGCCGCGGCCTTTTCGTTTTTGGGCCTGTCCATTTTCGGGATCGGGCCGCAACCGGATGAGTTCCGTCTTCGGCGCGTCACACGCCGCCGCGGACTTCCTCGACCAGCAATTCCAGCTTCGGCAGGTCGCGCACCACCAGTGCGTCGGAGCGCCGTTCCAGAACACCGTCACGGGTCAGATCGCTGAGCACGCGGGCAACCGTCTCGCGGGTCGTGCTGACGCGGGCGGCGATGTCGGAATGAACCGGAATTGGGGCGATGATCGCCGAGGCGCCCCGCCGCGTTCCCCGTTTGGCGAGGCGCAGCAACTCGGCATGGATGCGGTTGTTGGCTCCCAGCGTCGACAGTTCCATGATGCGGTCGGTGGCGCTGCGCAGCTTGTCGCACAGCCGCAGCATCATCGCCATCGCCAGCTCGGGATGGGCAGCCACCAACTGCTGGAACGGCCGGGGCGGCAGGAAGGCGATCAAGGCCCCTTCCCCCAGCGCCACGACCGAGGCGGAACGCGGCCGGCCGTCCAGCGCCGACATCTCCCCGACCAACTCCCCGCTTTCGATGTCGCTGAAGCTGACCTCGCGCCCGCCGGCGGAGTGGCTGACCACACGCACCCGCCCCTCGACGATGAAGGCGACGTCACGGGTTTCCGCCCAATGGTCGATCAACTGCTCGTCCGGGGCGAAGCGGCGCCAGCGGCATTGCCGCGCCACGCCCGACCGCTGCTCTACCGTCAGCGGTTGCAACAGAACGATGCGGTCCAGCCCGCCTTGCGGCGCTTCGGGCATGACCTCCAAATTCGGCAACTCGGCTTTTGACACGGGACTGTTTCGGCCTCCGGCCCGGATTGCTTGTTGCGCGAAAGGATAGCGCGCCACGCGCAAAGGGGGAAGGCGTTGTGACCAATGGGGGGGTGTCAACCCTCCGTTAACGCTGAACGGGCAGAAGGGACTTCAGATCCCGCCGACCACTCCCCCTGCGCCCTCTCTCCTGCTGCCCGGAGCGTCGATCATGCCCACCCTGTTCCCCGTGCCCACCGCCCGCCGCGTCGACTCCCGGCGGCTGCTCGCGGTCGCCCTGATCCCCTTCGCCGCGTCCATCGCCATGGCGAGCACGGTCGCCGCCACCGGCTTCACCGCCAGCCCGCTGGGTGAATCGACCAGCACGCTCGGCTTCCTTCTGGACTTCACCACATTCTGCTATCTGGCCGTCGCCATGGCCCACCTGTCGGGAGCGATCGCCGACCGCACCTGCGGCGGGATGGCCGCCGGTCTGTCGATGGACGAGTTCGACGCGCCGGAGCCGATCTCGGGCGAAGAGTTCTGGCAGGCCTTCCCCAACCATGTCGACGGCGCCGCCATCGCCGGAGCCGTCACCATGCTGTGCGTGATCGC from Azospirillum ramasamyi includes:
- the hisE gene encoding phosphoribosyl-ATP diphosphatase is translated as MVQYIGPDPLRSLYEAVQTLRREPSAAPEASRTAKLLAQGRARMARKVGEEAIEVAIEAMRGDRAALVMEGADLLYNLVVLLADLDIAPDELLAELRRRELAFGIAEKLPKSDDPINGVATAAAKRGKR
- the ftsH gene encoding ATP-dependent zinc metalloprotease FtsH: MIALAALAALLAAWLGFAAWYDHSQRAGEQPATYSALIERAGRGEIDSLTFSNGAGHAVATDGSRYRTVMPVTDDLLKELRAHKVAIAFDEGPDGLMAQTVQVLDRAAPFLVVALLIGALLLSGGQFFGMGRATRVRPEDTKTVFADVAGVDEAKEELRETVQFLKDPRRFAMAGARVPKGILLVGPPGTGKTMLAKAAAGEAGVPFFAASGSDFVEMFVGLGAARVRSLFKTARASAPCILFIDEIDALAGKRGESNSHSEREQTLNQLLVEMDGIVEGGDVVVIAATNRSEMLDAAVLRPGRFDRHIHVSLPDVAGREAILGVHAGRLKLAPDVCARTVARGTPGFSGAELANLTNEAALSAARQGRVVVTMADYESAKDRVLMGTERRSLALSAHERRLIAVHEAGHALVSLRCPQADPIHKATIIPRGGALGMVVRLPEGDRVSVSRAKLMADIAVAMAGRAAEEIVFGPDHVTTGAEADFRAATDLARRMVTAWGMSEEIGYVAHAAAEPGARSERTAWRIDEEIRRITDEGMEHARRLLRTDRAALDGIAQALLERETLTGGEITELADSQQERATEAA
- a CDS encoding sensor histidine kinase, with the protein product MGRKAASPAVLALLAVSLALTAAMLAIAAYQYRSQVMEEAESRSAAIASVLEEHAAKTLGIHAMTLFHLEWMVDDQGWERIENSPLLHERLKTLALQTPEVQSYWITDETGRVRASSFEWPIRELSVADREYFRAHLAASDAIHVSPRLSGKIKSEIFFTLSRRMELPGNRFQGVVLLSLLPAYFDDFYRSVLHDPRDVILLLREDGQAIVRKPLDSAPDRADIGKFPELITTPDVDGTFRAVTSFDGVERVLARRKVPNLPMYVVYGTDIASIEAAWRNRMEPYALFAIPSIGLLGLLGVIALRRSRQAADAQEALSRANEALESRIAERTRHLDQALSDKEVLLRDIHHRVKNNLQVILSLLELQAQRSPELEAPFSEALSRINTMGLIHEQIYRSTGISSVQLDSFIEALVGHLSSFHRRPGREIAIHHDVEAVSIDLNRVVPFTLILNEVLSNAFKHAFADRCSGTITISLRAENGMLYLTVTDDGTGTPETEPAAEPGRRSMGMDLIRAFARQIHGEYHYTRTGGTRFDLIFPQEDEAS
- a CDS encoding response regulator transcription factor, with the protein product MAGPTIVVVEDESSLRSDMMEYLTGCGFHVIGARDGAELDRLLQCNNASIVILDVNLPDEDGFKIAARLRDGHGAGIIMVTARNSTVDRVVGLEIGADAYLVKPVELRELEAQVKSLLRRLNERAAESTIQATGAAAPADAIHDGIDEARWSLDPTEWSLTNPAGIRISLTSMEMKLTSLLAAQARKPATRDQISQALYNRRWNPEDRSIDTVVGRLRHKVEGAIGGPAPLKSVHGVGYVFSAPIRVVGAAQA
- a CDS encoding ATP-binding response regulator; this encodes MTGTDDGLDDELLFGPEDGIVMAERPQRPSGLAWPVLVVDDDPQVHAMTAVLLRDFDFDGRPFEVVSALSAEEAKAVLELRPDLPVALLDVVMETEDAGLRLVRYIREELGNQRMRIILRTGQPGQAPERDIIVGYDINDYKAKSELTAQRLFTTLVSALRAWRDIVTIERNRQGLERILSASASLFEMRSMRSFVEQLVEQIARLVDPGGTPSVLACRPLERGDGSRPVALVAGLGEFACSIGMPVSEVLPADAAAEVEDALRSQRNLYRDDRCVLVFRTREHGVTVFRLERAEPYTADEHRLLELFCNRVAIGFDNVCLYEELVSLNRSLERRVDERTNELAANQKALILAKERVERALECELLARDRQRQFLGMVSHEFRTPLAIIDSAAQLLAMKAEQVEPEMLERLAVIRGSVQRLTGLIDAHLTDERLQSNALVLERVEIDLPELIRSVVGPFRVAYPDREFRMELDGLPRRVEIDAHLIGMVLTNLVNNAVKYSGSGDPILLHGDTDGAMAVIKVTDQGRGIPDREIPRLFDRFFRGSGASGIPGTGIGLHTVQQIVLLHGGAVAVDSELGRGSTFRVVLPV
- a CDS encoding Crp/Fnr family transcriptional regulator; the encoded protein is MPEAPQGGLDRIVLLQPLTVEQRSGVARQCRWRRFAPDEQLIDHWAETRDVAFIVEGRVRVVSHSAGGREVSFSDIESGELVGEMSALDGRPRSASVVALGEGALIAFLPPRPFQQLVAAHPELAMAMMLRLCDKLRSATDRIMELSTLGANNRIHAELLRLAKRGTRRGASAIIAPIPVHSDIAARVSTTRETVARVLSDLTRDGVLERRSDALVVRDLPKLELLVEEVRGGV
- a CDS encoding ABC transporter ATP-binding protein, which produces MAEAAAAPALQLDGVTCTFPSPDGRGRSYTAVQGASFTVADGEFVSIVGPTGSGKSTMLNVAAGLLKPSEGRALSFGQPVTGINPKAGYMFQAEALMPWKSALDNVAAGLEFRGVSKAEARERARPWLSRVGLEGFGDRFPHQLSGGMRKRVALAQTLIVDPKIILMDEPFSALDVQTRQMMENELLDLWAADRKSVVFITHDLEEAIAMSDRVLVLSAGPGARLIGEYRIDLERPRDVAEIRMTPQFLALHKEIWGQLRDEVLKGYAQTKLR
- a CDS encoding ABC transporter permease, whose translation is MTSHAKRLPSRPVILLMQLGVLISFFLIWHVLTATGILSPFFFGTPGAVLARTWADFASGVIWYHLGITLLETALAFVIGTVAGIAFGFWFARAPLVSLVFDPYIKAINALPRVVLAPIFALWLGLGIWSKVALGVTLVFFIVFFNVYQGVKEVSPVVLANARMLGASSRDLFRHVYLPSALSWVFSSLHTAVGFAMVGAVVGEYLGSAAGLGYRIHQAEGVFDTVGVFSGMLVLTIFVVLIDAAVTMIEKPLLHWRPQDNHGGQH